The Benincasa hispida cultivar B227 unplaced genomic scaffold, ASM972705v1 Contig316, whole genome shotgun sequence genome includes a region encoding these proteins:
- the LOC120069332 gene encoding serine/threonine/tyrosine-protein kinase HT1-like, with product MEEDANSWLRRTKFSHTICYRLESLKLTSFPVATQPPLKSVAQSRSTLPYNLSKQRSLSPPPQTTLSNAFMDARIDQKRFSTPQPQRKEPTKEKGKRLFSKNNKVRNSLKEEKLKGPLRHLVSFKGNEKFKFKESWAKFGGGKVTAVEAEDESSIDLSKLMFGHRFAFGAHSRLYRGIYEDKVVAAKMINLPVNDENGDLTCRLVKQFSREVTLLSRLHHPNVIKLVAAVKKPPVYLIITEYLPQGSLRAYLHKLEKKSPPLQKQIAIALDIARGMEYIHSQGVIHRDLKPENILIDQDFCLKIADFGIACEEAHCDTLAEDPGTFRWMAPEMIKRKPYGRKVDIYSFGLILWELVAGKIPYEEMTPIQAAFAVVDKNIRPVIPSECPPVMRALIEQCWCDKPETRPEFWQVVKVLEQLESSVGEDGTLMMNVELELEKKPSWEDHKKGLKHWIQKLGPLHSHNSLTSRAKFI from the exons ATGGAGGAAGATGCTAATTCTTGGTTAAGAAGAACCAAGTTTTCTCACACAATATGTTATCGTTTAGAGTCCTTAAAATTGACTTCCTTTCCTGTGGCCACTCAGCCACCACTCAAATCAGTTGCTCAATCAAGATCTACCCTTCCTTATAACCTATCAAAGCAGAGATCTTTATCTCCTCCTCCACAAACTACACTCTCCAATGCATTTATGGATGCACGTATCGATCAGAAGCGATTTTCGACTCCACAGCCTCAGAGGAAAGAACCTACAAAAGAGAAGGGTAAAAGGCTATTCAGTAAAAACAATAAGGTCCGGAATTCCCTAAAGGAAGAGAAGTTAAAAGGGCCTTTGAGGCATCTTGTCTCTTTCAAAGGCAATGAGAAGTTCAAATTCAAGGAGTCGTGGGCCAAGTTCGGTGGAGGGAAGGTCACTGCTGTTGAAGCTGAAGATGAATCGTCTATCGACTTGTCTAAGTTGATGTTTGGACATAGATTTGCTTTTGGAGCTCATAGTCGGCTTTACCGTGGAATTTATGAAGATAAAGTCGTTGCTGCTAAGATGATCAATCTACCAGTCAATGACGAAAATGGCGATCTCACATGTCGCTTAGTAAAGCAATTTAGTAGGGAAGTAACCCTTTTATCTCGTCTCCATCATCCCAATGTTATAAAG TTAGTAGCAGCTGTGAAAAAGCCACCCGTTTATTTGATCATCACTGAGTATCTACCTCAGGGTTCCTTGAGGGCATATCTTCACAAACTTGAGAAAAAGTCTCCCCCACTTCAAAAACAAATTGCCATTGCCTTAGACATTGCTCGTGGGATGGAATACATTCACTCGCAAGGTGTCATTCATCGGGATCTCAAACCTGAAAACATTCTTATTGATCAAGACTTTTGTCTAAAGATTGCCGATTTTGGCATTGCTTGTGAGGAGGCACATTGTGATACACTGGCCGAGGACCCCGGTACTTTTCGTTGGATGGCCCCTGAGATGATCAAACGTAAACCCTACGGAAGAAAAGTTGATATCTACAGCTTTGGACTTATCCTATGGGAATTGGTAGCTGGAAAAATCCCTTATGAGGAAATGACTCCCATCCAAGCAGCTTTTGCAGTAGTAGATAAg AATATTAGACCGGTCATCCCGAGCGAGTGTCCACCAGTGATGCGGGCATTAATCGAGCAATGTTGGTGCGATAAACCGGAAACGAGGCCGGAGTTTTGGCAGGTGGTGAAAGTGTTAGAGCAACTCGAGAGTTCTGTTGGGGAAGATGGTACATTGATGATGAATGTAGAGctagagttagagaagaagccAAGTTGGGAAGATCACAAGAAAGGTCTAAAGCATTGGATACAGAAGCTTGGTCCTCTTCATTCTCATAATTCTCTCACCTCCAGAGCTAAATTCATATGA